The Longimicrobium sp. genome contains a region encoding:
- a CDS encoding tetratricopeptide repeat protein: MDFLTGYWFGTLPVLALQIFFAVHAVRTGRFYWLFIIFFFPLVGSLVYLFAEYLPSARAGRSGLSTVTKTVKKVLDPGAEIRRLEDQLSLTDTHDNRVALGRAYRQAGRLDDAIRMYESSLEGMYSDAPRALSELSLAYYQAGRLADARATFDRLRRARQPTAEELTISGRIAEDSGDLDLALREYTAAAPGAGAEARCRQGLVLKRLGRDTEAMRAFEEILRHARVSPGHYRKAEKEWIDIAQRETKGAGAAR; encoded by the coding sequence TTCCTGACGGGCTACTGGTTCGGCACCCTCCCGGTCCTGGCGCTGCAGATCTTCTTTGCCGTGCACGCCGTCCGCACCGGGCGTTTCTACTGGCTCTTCATCATCTTCTTCTTCCCGCTCGTCGGCAGCCTCGTGTACCTGTTCGCCGAGTACCTGCCCAGCGCGCGGGCCGGCCGCTCGGGGCTGTCGACGGTCACGAAGACGGTAAAGAAGGTGCTGGACCCCGGCGCGGAGATCCGCCGGCTGGAAGACCAGCTTTCGCTCACGGATACGCACGACAACCGGGTAGCCCTGGGGCGCGCGTACCGGCAGGCGGGCCGCCTGGACGATGCCATCCGGATGTACGAGAGCAGCCTGGAGGGGATGTACTCCGACGCGCCGCGGGCCCTTTCCGAGCTGTCCCTGGCGTACTACCAGGCGGGGCGGCTGGCGGACGCGCGCGCCACGTTCGACCGCCTGCGCCGCGCGCGCCAGCCCACGGCCGAGGAGCTGACCATCAGCGGGCGCATCGCCGAAGATTCCGGCGACCTGGACCTGGCGCTGCGCGAATACACCGCCGCCGCGCCCGGCGCCGGCGCCGAGGCCCGCTGCCGCCAGGGGCTCGTCCTCAAGCGGCTGGGCCGCGACACCGAGGCCATGCGCGCGTTCGAAGAGATCCTTCGCCACGCACGCGTGTCGCCGGGCCACTATCGCAAGGCCGAGAAGGAATGGATCGACATCGCACAGCGCGAAACCAAGGGCGCCGGGGCCGCGCGCTGA